The proteins below come from a single Zhouia spongiae genomic window:
- a CDS encoding OmpA/MotB family protein translates to MKKVTITLLTFALLTSCVSKKKYVALQQENGEIKSQLQKTEVEKEELEAKFAKIQSRVDEYNSKINSLKEESDSKMTTVDDIAVISNNAKKQMRETLKKIDPAIVGEAKTLKDSMNLAVSYNLQKSLDNSTINEDEDIAINIDETVVMISISDKMLFNSGSYRISNKANDILQKLADVINSEPSIEVMVEGHTDDKKMIENASIRDNWDLSVLRATSVVRKLQNDYDVAPEKLIASGRSYYQPLTDNDTKDNRAKNRRTRIVILPNINKFFALMASN, encoded by the coding sequence ATGAAAAAAGTAACAATCACATTACTAACATTTGCACTTTTAACTTCGTGTGTGTCGAAAAAGAAATATGTAGCACTTCAGCAAGAAAATGGAGAAATTAAAAGTCAGCTGCAAAAAACTGAAGTTGAAAAAGAAGAATTAGAGGCTAAATTTGCTAAAATTCAATCAAGGGTAGATGAATACAATAGCAAAATTAACTCGCTAAAGGAGGAGAGCGATTCTAAAATGACTACAGTTGATGATATTGCGGTTATCTCTAATAATGCAAAAAAACAAATGCGTGAAACGCTTAAAAAAATAGATCCTGCCATTGTCGGTGAAGCCAAAACACTTAAAGACTCTATGAATCTTGCGGTTTCATATAACCTACAAAAATCGCTGGACAACAGCACGATTAATGAAGATGAAGATATCGCTATTAATATAGACGAAACTGTTGTTATGATTTCTATTTCTGATAAGATGCTTTTTAATTCCGGAAGCTACAGAATCAGTAACAAAGCCAATGATATTCTTCAAAAACTAGCTGACGTCATCAATTCCGAACCAAGTATTGAAGTAATGGTTGAAGGTCATACCGACGATAAGAAAATGATCGAAAATGCCAGTATAAGAGATAACTGGGACTTGAGTGTATTACGTGCAACGTCAGTTGTCAGAAAGCTTCAGAACGATTATGACGTAGCTCCTGAAAAACTTATCGCATCCGGTAGAAGTTACTACCAGCCCCTTACAGATAACGACACTAAAGATAACAGAGCCAAAAACAGAAGAACCAGAATTGTTATTTTACCAAACATCAATAAGTTCTTTGCTCTAATGGCTTCAAACTAA
- a CDS encoding TMEM175 family protein, which yields MKSGRLEAFSDGVLAIVITIMVLEMKAPEDTSFEGLLTVLPTFTSYLLSFIYLGIYWNNHHHLMQATEKVNGAILWANLHLLFWLSLIPFATSWLGENHTASLPVALYGFILLMSAIAYRILEIALIKHHGKQHLLQKAINKGKKEIISTLSYVISIPLAFLNSWLSLACIVFVAILWIVPERNLENLLKEKTP from the coding sequence ATGAAATCAGGAAGACTAGAAGCCTTTAGCGATGGTGTGCTGGCCATTGTAATTACAATTATGGTTTTAGAGATGAAAGCACCGGAAGACACTTCGTTTGAAGGCTTACTAACTGTTTTACCTACTTTTACAAGCTACCTCCTGAGTTTTATATACCTGGGCATATACTGGAATAACCATCACCACCTGATGCAGGCAACAGAAAAAGTGAATGGTGCCATATTGTGGGCTAACCTTCATTTACTTTTTTGGCTCTCCTTAATACCGTTTGCCACCAGCTGGCTGGGCGAAAACCATACAGCTTCATTGCCGGTTGCCCTGTATGGTTTTATTTTATTAATGTCTGCCATTGCCTATCGCATATTAGAAATAGCCCTGATTAAACACCATGGCAAACAACATCTTTTACAAAAAGCCATCAATAAGGGCAAGAAGGAAATCATATCCACCCTATCGTACGTAATATCCATTCCTCTTGCATTTTTAAATAGCTGGCTTTCTTTAGCCTGTATAGTATTTGTTGCAATTCTGTGGATCGTACCCGAACGTAATCTTGAAAACCTGTTAAAAGAAAAAACACCATAA
- a CDS encoding bestrophin family protein: MYTKKRYGFFMTLNWSKKPMITGFIFSLIVFAITHLFNFVFFIPWQPISVIGIAVAFYLGFKNNSSYDRTWEARKIWGSIVNNSRTFAAAVIAFTKGEDEETLRKELMYRHIAWLTALRYQLRLGRPWEHTQNRVSGLYAPKISEAYLTALDKELSNYLSDDEIKALDHVTNTAAQILKNQSVKLEELCRNGYYDDFRHMELHKLIKSFYEDQGKSERIKNFPFPRQYASTAFWLCFVFCAFVPFGMIDIFKNTNGLLFWLGPILSSIVIWVFFLMEKIGDYSENPFEGTYNDVPITSIARGIEIDIREMLDDTNIPKAMEPENGFLM; encoded by the coding sequence ATGTATACCAAAAAAAGATATGGGTTCTTCATGACCTTAAACTGGTCTAAAAAACCTATGATAACCGGATTTATTTTTTCTCTTATTGTATTTGCGATAACGCATTTATTCAACTTTGTTTTTTTTATTCCCTGGCAACCTATCAGTGTTATAGGTATCGCTGTGGCGTTTTACCTGGGTTTTAAAAACAACAGTTCTTATGACAGAACGTGGGAAGCCCGCAAAATCTGGGGGAGTATCGTAAATAACAGCAGGACTTTTGCCGCGGCAGTAATTGCTTTTACTAAAGGTGAAGATGAAGAAACCCTAAGAAAAGAATTGATGTATCGCCACATAGCCTGGCTTACCGCATTAAGGTACCAGTTGCGTTTAGGCAGGCCCTGGGAGCATACTCAAAACAGGGTCAGCGGACTCTACGCGCCAAAAATCTCCGAAGCATACCTGACGGCCCTCGACAAAGAATTAAGTAATTATTTATCTGACGATGAGATCAAAGCTCTTGATCATGTTACAAACACAGCTGCCCAAATCTTAAAAAATCAATCTGTAAAGCTCGAAGAGCTATGTCGTAATGGATATTATGATGATTTCCGGCATATGGAACTCCATAAGCTAATTAAAAGCTTTTATGAAGATCAGGGAAAATCGGAACGTATTAAAAACTTTCCTTTCCCAAGACAATATGCTTCTACAGCTTTTTGGCTATGTTTTGTATTCTGTGCTTTTGTTCCTTTTGGAATGATTGACATCTTCAAGAATACTAACGGGCTTTTATTTTGGCTAGGTCCCATACTCTCGTCGATCGTCATCTGGGTGTTCTTTTTAATGGAAAAAATAGGAGACTATTCTGAAAATCCGTTTGAGGGCACATATAATGATGTTCCTATAACATCAATAGCCAGAGGGATAGAAATAGATATCAGGGAAATGTTAGATGATACCAACATCCCTAAAGCAATGGAACCGGAAAATGGATTTTTAATGTAA
- a CDS encoding GNAT family N-acetyltransferase, producing MDHKLINNEAEKRFEVHIDNLIAFVDYKLFKGGIAYIHTEVPETLSGKGVGSFLARGVLDYAAENHLKVKPYCPFINAYINRHPEYQENSVFHNKEA from the coding sequence ATGGATCATAAACTTATTAATAACGAAGCGGAAAAAAGATTTGAAGTGCACATAGACAATTTAATAGCTTTTGTCGACTACAAGCTGTTTAAAGGAGGGATAGCATATATTCATACGGAAGTCCCCGAGACGTTAAGCGGTAAAGGAGTGGGTTCGTTTTTAGCCAGGGGTGTATTGGATTATGCCGCAGAAAACCACCTGAAAGTAAAACCTTACTGCCCTTTCATTAACGCCTATATAAACAGGCATCCTGAATACCAGGAAAATTCTGTGTTTCATAATAAAGAAGCCTAG
- a CDS encoding LytR/AlgR family response regulator transcription factor — protein sequence MISYLIIDDEPIAHRIIEGYCNNIPQLHKTGNCYNAFEAMQMLNQQQTDLIFLDINMPRLSGFDFIKTLPDPPNIIVTTAYKEYALEGFELNVIDYLLKPFSFERFMKALNKVRITKQANVRVPSEMNTEKPARIFLKGDKRYYQVNINEILFVEAYGNYSKIHLLDEMILCHEKISSLEKILPDKKFLRVHKSFLISLNHIEVIEGNRIYIKNHIVPVGQTYKLIVNNLIKN from the coding sequence ATGATTTCGTACCTTATTATAGATGATGAACCCATAGCACACAGAATTATTGAAGGCTATTGTAATAACATACCTCAATTACATAAAACCGGGAATTGTTATAATGCTTTTGAAGCTATGCAAATGCTGAACCAACAGCAGACAGATCTCATTTTTTTAGATATCAATATGCCCAGACTCTCCGGTTTTGATTTTATTAAAACCCTCCCTGACCCACCGAATATTATTGTTACCACGGCTTATAAAGAATATGCCCTGGAAGGGTTCGAATTAAACGTAATTGATTATTTACTCAAGCCCTTCAGTTTTGAGCGCTTTATGAAGGCCCTTAATAAAGTACGCATTACCAAACAGGCAAATGTACGAGTACCATCAGAAATGAATACAGAGAAACCTGCTCGTATATTCCTTAAAGGCGATAAGAGATACTACCAGGTTAACATTAACGAAATTTTGTTCGTCGAGGCTTATGGCAATTATTCTAAGATTCATTTACTTGATGAAATGATACTCTGTCATGAAAAAATATCATCGCTTGAAAAAATCTTGCCGGACAAAAAGTTTCTAAGGGTGCACAAATCATTCCTTATCTCATTAAATCACATAGAAGTTATTGAGGGTAACAGAATTTATATTAAAAATCATATCGTCCCTGTGGGACAGACCTATAAGCTGATTGTAAATAATTTAATTAAGAATTAA
- a CDS encoding sensor histidine kinase → MTGFIKKYKAFVLGAIVAALFIIVLELFSVIMINRDAWLENSLLYIFWWLLISALIYKLPTIRKRKKLAIKILSLSVILVLMIVVDSFFKIRDNPATMVLMVVFWLGLTHIISPGFFKKYKIPLLLVYGIVLSYFLYARLGDQYFEVHKERIVYFLLVPIPLFILLWMFEQWKWIKSLENDKKTAELALLKSQINPHFFFNTLNNLYGLAVEKSDDAPGVVLKLSDMMRYTIYEGKQDVVAVTDEITYLQNYIDLHKIRYRKNVNITFDHQAENHIKTAPLLFIILLENAFKHGIESLADDAYIRIDLKAVDHRVQFIIENNFEASHNHQNDGIGLENLRQRLKLVYPDKHQLEIRKENNIFRVRLDIDIL, encoded by the coding sequence ATGACAGGATTTATAAAAAAATACAAAGCTTTCGTGCTGGGAGCCATTGTAGCTGCATTATTCATAATAGTACTGGAGTTATTTTCTGTAATTATGATCAATCGCGATGCATGGCTGGAGAACTCCTTATTATACATATTTTGGTGGTTGCTCATATCGGCCCTTATATACAAACTCCCAACTATAAGGAAGAGAAAAAAACTCGCAATCAAGATTTTATCCCTGTCGGTTATTCTCGTTCTTATGATCGTTGTTGACAGCTTCTTTAAGATAAGGGACAATCCCGCAACCATGGTCCTGATGGTTGTCTTCTGGCTGGGTCTTACCCACATTATCTCTCCCGGATTTTTTAAAAAGTATAAAATACCACTACTTCTGGTATATGGAATCGTATTAAGTTATTTTCTTTATGCCAGGCTTGGAGATCAGTATTTTGAAGTTCATAAAGAACGTATTGTATACTTTTTACTGGTTCCCATACCTCTTTTTATCCTTCTGTGGATGTTCGAACAATGGAAATGGATCAAATCATTGGAAAATGATAAAAAAACGGCTGAACTGGCACTATTGAAAAGCCAGATAAATCCGCACTTTTTCTTTAACACCCTCAATAACCTGTATGGGCTCGCCGTCGAAAAATCAGATGATGCCCCCGGTGTTGTATTAAAATTGTCTGATATGATGCGCTACACGATTTATGAAGGAAAACAAGATGTGGTGGCTGTTACCGATGAAATTACTTATTTACAAAACTATATTGACCTGCATAAAATACGCTACCGGAAGAATGTAAACATCACTTTCGACCACCAGGCCGAAAATCATATAAAAACAGCGCCGCTTTTATTTATTATCTTATTGGAAAATGCCTTTAAACACGGCATTGAATCATTAGCCGACGATGCTTATATACGGATAGACTTAAAAGCTGTCGATCATCGCGTTCAATTTATAATTGAAAATAATTTTGAAGCAAGCCATAATCATCAAAACGATGGAATTGGACTGGAAAATTTACGACAGCGCCTGAAACTGGTCTATCCAGACAAACATCAATTAGAAATTCGAAAAGAAAACAATATATTTAGAGTTAGATTAGATATCGACATATTATGA
- a CDS encoding ABC transporter ATP-binding protein — protein sequence MNILQIKELSKTYANGTHALSNVSITITNGMFGLLGSNGAGKSSLMRTIAALQEPSSGTITFNGVDVIKHPQEIRKQLGYLPQEFGVYPKVSAVQLLNHIAVLKGITDKKERKEQVEALLNQTNLYQYRKKAVHTYSGGMRQRFGIAQALLGNPQLIIVDEPTAGLDPVERNRFLNLLSEIGENVIVILSTHIVEDIHDLCKSMAILEKGSIVKHGNPRELTNSLEGKIWSKAIDKKDTENYRASFNVISTRLVSGETVIRVLSEYPLNNGFKPTEANLEDLYFSTTSTQN from the coding sequence ATGAACATATTACAAATTAAGGAACTTTCCAAAACATATGCCAATGGTACACATGCATTAAGCAACGTGTCCATTACAATAACCAATGGGATGTTCGGGTTGCTGGGATCCAATGGTGCAGGAAAATCATCATTAATGCGGACCATTGCAGCACTCCAGGAGCCTTCATCAGGAACCATTACTTTTAACGGGGTAGACGTAATTAAGCATCCGCAGGAAATAAGAAAACAATTGGGATACTTGCCACAGGAATTCGGAGTTTATCCGAAAGTATCCGCAGTGCAATTACTCAATCATATAGCCGTACTAAAAGGAATAACCGATAAAAAGGAGCGCAAAGAGCAGGTTGAGGCCTTACTCAATCAAACCAACCTGTATCAATACAGGAAAAAGGCGGTACATACATATTCGGGCGGGATGCGTCAACGATTCGGTATTGCGCAGGCCTTGCTCGGAAATCCTCAACTCATTATTGTCGACGAACCAACAGCGGGTCTGGACCCGGTAGAGCGCAACCGTTTTTTGAACCTGTTAAGCGAAATAGGTGAGAATGTTATTGTTATTCTGTCTACACATATTGTAGAAGACATACACGACCTCTGTAAAAGCATGGCTATATTGGAAAAAGGCAGTATTGTAAAACACGGAAATCCGCGGGAACTCACCAACTCGCTGGAAGGAAAAATATGGTCAAAAGCAATAGACAAAAAAGATACTGAAAACTACAGAGCAAGTTTTAATGTTATTTCTACGCGCCTGGTTTCCGGAGAAACGGTAATCAGGGTGCTGTCTGAATACCCGTTAAACAACGGATTTAAACCGACAGAAGCTAATCTTGAGGATTTATATTTTTCAACTACATCCACCCAAAATTAA